DNA sequence from the Antedon mediterranea chromosome 7, ecAntMedi1.1, whole genome shotgun sequence genome:
TAATGAAGTCTTTTGGCCACTAAGTACTGTGCATTATAACACATAGTAGTATGTTGCTATTCACGTTCTAGTGTATTGTATTACTAAATTGTACATGATGTATTAATTCTTATCTATAAAATGTAAAGGTTTCCTATGAAATTAATGTATCTATCAACGACATTCAAGGCCCTgtaattgatttgatttaaatgTATGTTACATCAATGCCTTGCAATACAAGGTTTTCAAAGCACTTAATTATATGAAATTACAAAAACATGATAGTGGGCATaacaacatactgtacaaaCATTCGAGTCACGATTTTTGCACTGTACGTACATGTGATACGTTAGAACACCTCCGCTGGGACACCGTAATATTTCCGTGAAGCAAATgaggggaaatatatgttttaacactaaggcCAATATCTATTCAGAGAACACTCATTTTAACACtaactattcaggggacactcctattaaggagttgttgggtcccaaaggtgtcctcttaatagggatTCATGTAGGTTAATGTGCATATCTGGCTTCAACTAATGTTGCTAATACTTGCAACGAAATCGTCTGCCAAGTAGCAGTATCCAAATTTAgctttaatggttttaaatgttattctaGTAATGTTAACGGATTGgaaagataaacaaaatgtttaagaaGAAATTTACAACATCGTAAGACACCAATTAGAATCTGTTCATATAAACTTCTTCTTGTTATTGCTGTTAACAGCCTATAAAAAACTAGCACACATCATAACAAGTTATTTATATACCTGGCTCTTGTATTCATAACTCGCAAAGCAAGAAGTGTGTTATGTAATAAATATCAGTCATGTATTATGTAACAGTGTGTTTGTGCGGAAAGTGATCAACTATCCAACGTATGCGCATGGTCACAATTTAAATTGCTTTCCGCATTCGAAGAAAATGAACCGTCCCTCAGAAAACCTAATACAATGATCATGTCTTTCCGACCATGTCTCTGCGAACATGTCGCTGCAAACATGTCGCTGCAAACATGTCTCTGCGATCATGTCTCTGCGATCATGTCGCTGCGATCATGTCTCTGCGATCATGTCACTGCGAACATGTCTCTTTGATAGTATACAATATAGTGTTCTTTTGAAATGTTTCCTTccttgacaattttgaaaaaacatACGGTAGATCAATCTTGTATCTTACAAATAGTTATCTAACCAGATCACTATTAAAATTACCTAGCCAATTCACACAGGTCAAATAGTGACCTAGACAATTCACACAGGTCAAATAGTGACCTAGCCAATTCACAAATCTCTcataatgtatgtttatgtgTCTGTGAGCTGTAAAATGCTAAATGCTATGATTCACCTTGGATCAAGAACTCATAAATCAATACAAATgtcaaaaatacataaattattatttaattttctaaataatattttatgtacAGTTGCAGGGATGGTGATACACACCAAAAAtgtgaaatatataaataaaggtCATAGTTATTTACCATACATAAGTTtgattatataattttgttgcGGACAATGGTATATATTGGCATCTTCTGTTACTATATCACAAACTTCTTAGGAATAGGTGTGGCTATGTACAGTAGTCATTAGGTGTCACTAGGTGTAGTCTCTGGGGTGCAGCTTTTGTCCACTGGGTCAGTATTTTCAAGTTCGAGTATAAAATCATACTCAGCTAGGgatgaaaagaaataaaaataattcagtCACTTTGTCTGTAAAATATCATGGGTCAGGGTTCAAAGGTCAGAAAAATAATTGAACTTgacaaaatattcttttttgttGATTTATAGAGTATTAAGTGCTATTTTATCAacgattaaaaataataaacaaatgttGGATAAAACCCTACATACCTTCTGTTAGTGGCATTACTGAGAGCCTAGCTTTTGTGAATAATGATACGTTAGCAAGAGGGCCTCCTTCAGTTTTGTGTTtcaaatgtattgttttcagtTCTGGTAGAGATATGAAACGCTTCGTCATACGAACAAACTTCACATCTACCATGAACCATTTAGGCTTATCGACCTTTGAAGaacttaaaaagaaaataacataAAGTCAGTAATAAAAAGAGGATTCTAATCGCTTTAGGTTTCAatatttccttttaaaatttaaattacactGTAGCTTGTTGGTTGCtcaatattgtaatttatatatGTTACTTCGAAGTGTACTAAAAGAAAAACGATAAAATAATTACCTATCAAAATGAAGTTCTTTCTTATCAAACTGGGTGTGGTCAGCATAGCCCTCTTTGACAATCTGTCATGGGAAAAATTATAGGTCAGGTCATTGATAGGTCATGTCATTTCAGAGATAGGTTAGATAAATGGAGATACCATAGTCCATACTGTATTATAAGGAGTACACTTCTGAATTGAAAAGGAGAAACACAGTGGTCTATGAGTACAACCATGGAGAATTTTTCTATTAAGAATAATTCCCAATATTTCCAAACAATATTTACCTCAATTATTCCTGCAATTCCAGGCACTTTACAGTTGCTGTGATAGAAGAACGCTTTGTGCCCTTTCTTCATTTTATCTCTCATGAAATTGCGTGCCTGATAGTTTCTTACGCCATCCCAGCATGCAGTCtgatttgtttcttttttaaggTCCTCAATACCAAACTAAAATAacagaaaaacataaattagaAAACAGcggtaaaaaaaaatcaatgaaaaatcgATAAACTTTCAAACAAGGATTGTTGAACCTTGACATCAATTCCATTCTCTATCCTAGAGTCTGGCTCAGACTTCATCAGCCATCTTGTGTAGGTTGagttttcttctttcttttctgCGACTTTTGATTTCTTTGCAGCACTTTCTCCTGCTTCTGGAGAACCGTTGACTTCTTTTTTGGCTTTTGATTTCCTGGCTGCGAAATACaaggaaaaaagaaatattaagtATACAATACAGGTAACAACAGTACGAGTTTTCTGCATCAACactaataaaatgattttatattaacttaattaattataaattgacATTACCTCTCTTGATACAGTATCAAGGCTATTAAATAGATCTCATGcaattaataataggcctatatgtgagtaatgttttatacaaattttaaaaaataggtgATGAGGATGGTGTAGGTCTAGGCCAACAAAAGCCCACGTGTACGACAGGGAGGAAAGACTTGCTTCTTGTTCCATCCATCATGCCCTatgcatggaggtatacctccatgcccTATCTAGTATGTCATGGGATGGCTGagcctagcctctaggcctaagCCTATGTAACATAGTCACCACAAAAACCCGCATTTAGTTCAGAAGTCATATTGAATACTCCCTAATACTACAGTACTAACCTGTTTTTCTATCACGAgccattatatttttttactgtatgtttaaaaACTTTACAAGCAGAGAGTCGGAGAGATTGAACGTTCGCGCGACTTGGATAAAAACTTAGATTGGTCTCATTTTTCATATAGAGGGCAGCATGTTGTATCGTGtgttcatatattttaataagaCTTCTTGTTAGTTGTTACAATGTTTATTACTTACGTAATCGCTATTATACCGGTgattattttactaaaaaattatatttaaaaattcggaATTTGCGTATAAATGTAtatgattttacaaaataataactttataaaCTTATtgtaaacagaaataaaataaagcacaTTTTATTAGatgataaaaaaacattaatgctAAATTAGAATTTTAGATATTTCTCTGTCTAAATGAAATTATTCATTACTATTTGGAATATATTATTGGC
Encoded proteins:
- the LOC140054976 gene encoding thymocyte nuclear protein 1-like, with product MARDRKTARKSKAKKEVNGSPEAGESAAKKSKVAEKKEENSTYTRWLMKSEPDSRIENGIDVKFGIEDLKKETNQTACWDGVRNYQARNFMRDKMKKGHKAFFYHSNCKVPGIAGIIEIVKEGYADHTQFDKKELHFDSSSKVDKPKWFMVDVKFVRMTKRFISLPELKTIHLKHKTEGGPLANVSLFTKARLSVMPLTEAEYDFILELENTDPVDKSCTPETTPSDT